From the genome of Streptomyces sp. NBC_01341, one region includes:
- the glgB gene encoding 1,4-alpha-glucan branching enzyme: protein MTARKPSRKSPEPIEAPPAAKPVTTEVTAAAPAEPPVPAAETTAAAPAPVKRARAKRTTAATGTPPRPRRGGGSKNVLPATVLDDADRGRLLAGEHHAPHGVLGAHPVTGGVLFRALRPFARSVAVLAGGKRAELQSDGDGFFSGILPMPAVPDAYSLQVAYDDNTIEVDDPYRFLPAIGELDLHLIGEGRHEELWKALGSTPMEHQGVMGTRFTVWAPNARGVRVTGDFNYWDGTAFPMRSLGSTGIWELFLPGVGEGSAYKYDICRPDGSHTQRADPMARHTEVPPATASVVTASHHAWQDADWMAHRGDRPVHEAPFSVYEVHLPSWRPGLTYRQLASQLPAYVRELGFTHVELMPVSEHPFGGSWGYQVTGFFAPTSRMGTPDDFRFLVDALHAAGIGVLMDWVPAHFPRDDWALAEFDGRPLYEHSDPRRAAHPDWGTLEFDYGRTEVRNFLVANATYWCEEFHIDGLRVDAVASMLYLDYSREDGQWSPNEFGGRENLDAVAFLQEMNATVYRRNPGVVTIAEESTAWEGVTRATDHGGLGFGLKWNMGWMHDSLVYVSKEPVHRKYHHNEMTFSMVYAYSENYVLPISHDEVVHGKQALVSKMPGDWWQQRANHRAYLGFMWAHPGKQLLFMGQEFAQGAEWSEGHGPDWWLLDETYEASGDHRGVRTLVGDLNAVYGALPALWQRDTDPAGFSWIDGGAAEDNAFSFVRYDADGSPLIAVSHFSPVVRHDYRIGVPDGPEAWVEIINTDAARYGGSDVRNEEPLKPEAVPAHGRDTSITLTLPPLATVWLRPA, encoded by the coding sequence GTGACCGCCCGCAAGCCGTCCCGCAAGTCGCCCGAGCCCATCGAGGCCCCGCCCGCGGCAAAGCCGGTGACCACCGAGGTCACGGCGGCCGCTCCGGCCGAGCCCCCCGTCCCGGCCGCGGAGACCACCGCCGCGGCACCGGCACCGGTCAAGCGTGCCCGCGCCAAGCGGACCACTGCGGCCACCGGTACCCCGCCGCGTCCGCGCCGCGGCGGGGGCAGCAAAAACGTACTGCCCGCCACCGTCCTGGACGACGCGGACCGGGGCAGGCTGCTCGCCGGTGAGCACCACGCCCCGCACGGCGTCCTGGGCGCGCACCCGGTCACGGGCGGGGTGCTCTTCCGGGCCCTGCGCCCCTTCGCCCGCTCCGTGGCCGTGCTGGCCGGGGGCAAGCGTGCCGAGCTGCAGAGCGACGGCGACGGCTTCTTCTCCGGAATCCTCCCGATGCCGGCGGTGCCCGACGCCTACAGCCTGCAGGTCGCGTACGACGACAACACGATCGAGGTGGACGACCCGTACCGCTTCCTGCCGGCCATCGGCGAACTGGACCTCCACCTGATCGGTGAGGGCCGGCACGAGGAGCTCTGGAAGGCGCTCGGGTCCACGCCCATGGAGCACCAGGGCGTCATGGGCACCCGCTTCACGGTCTGGGCGCCGAACGCCCGGGGCGTCCGTGTCACGGGCGACTTCAACTACTGGGACGGCACCGCCTTCCCCATGCGCTCGCTGGGCTCCACCGGCATCTGGGAGCTGTTCCTCCCGGGTGTGGGCGAGGGCTCGGCCTACAAGTACGACATCTGCCGGCCCGACGGGTCGCACACCCAGCGGGCCGACCCGATGGCCCGGCACACCGAGGTGCCTCCCGCCACCGCCTCGGTGGTCACGGCGTCCCACCACGCCTGGCAGGACGCCGACTGGATGGCGCACCGGGGCGACCGCCCCGTCCACGAGGCGCCGTTCTCCGTGTACGAGGTCCACCTGCCGTCGTGGCGGCCGGGCCTGACGTACCGGCAACTCGCCTCACAGCTACCCGCGTACGTCCGCGAGCTGGGCTTCACGCACGTGGAGCTGATGCCGGTGTCGGAGCACCCGTTCGGCGGCTCGTGGGGCTACCAGGTCACCGGCTTCTTCGCCCCGACGTCCCGGATGGGCACCCCCGACGACTTCCGCTTCCTCGTCGACGCGCTGCACGCGGCGGGCATCGGGGTCCTCATGGACTGGGTGCCGGCGCACTTCCCGCGCGACGACTGGGCACTCGCCGAGTTCGACGGGCGGCCACTGTACGAGCACTCCGACCCGAGGCGGGCCGCGCACCCCGACTGGGGCACCCTGGAGTTCGACTACGGCCGGACGGAGGTCCGCAACTTCCTGGTCGCCAACGCCACGTACTGGTGCGAGGAGTTCCACATCGACGGCCTGCGCGTGGACGCGGTGGCCTCGATGCTCTACCTCGACTACTCCCGCGAGGACGGCCAGTGGTCGCCGAACGAGTTCGGGGGCCGGGAGAACCTGGACGCTGTGGCCTTCCTCCAGGAGATGAACGCGACGGTCTACCGCCGCAACCCCGGCGTCGTCACGATCGCCGAGGAGTCGACCGCCTGGGAGGGGGTCACCCGCGCCACCGACCACGGCGGCCTCGGCTTCGGCCTCAAGTGGAACATGGGCTGGATGCACGACTCCCTGGTCTACGTGTCCAAGGAGCCGGTGCACCGCAAGTACCACCACAACGAGATGACGTTCTCGATGGTGTACGCCTACAGCGAGAACTACGTGCTGCCGATCTCGCACGACGAGGTCGTGCACGGCAAGCAGGCGCTGGTCAGCAAGATGCCCGGGGACTGGTGGCAGCAGCGGGCGAACCACCGCGCCTACCTCGGCTTCATGTGGGCGCACCCCGGTAAGCAACTCCTCTTCATGGGACAGGAGTTCGCACAGGGAGCGGAGTGGTCCGAGGGCCACGGCCCCGACTGGTGGCTGCTCGACGAGACCTACGAGGCCTCCGGTGACCACCGCGGCGTACGCACCCTCGTCGGCGACCTGAACGCCGTGTACGGCGCGCTGCCCGCGCTGTGGCAGCGCGACACCGACCCGGCGGGCTTCTCCTGGATCGACGGCGGCGCGGCGGAGGACAACGCGTTCTCCTTCGTGCGCTACGACGCGGACGGCTCGCCGCTGATCGCCGTCTCCCACTTCTCCCCGGTGGTGCGGCACGACTACCGCATCGGCGTCCCGGACGGCCCGGAGGCCTGGGTGGAGATCATCAACACGGACGCGGCCCGCTACGGCGGGAGCGACGTGCGCAACGAGGAGCCGCTGAAGCCGGAGGCGGTGCCGGCGCACGGCCGGGACACCAGCATCACGCTGACGCTCCCGCCGCTGGCGACGGTCTGGCTGCGGCCGGCCTGA
- the trxA gene encoding thioredoxin has translation MIHAEGVAEVTDATFGAEVLEAGLPVLVEFTADWCGPCRQLAPVLSAVAREESDRLKVVQIDVDHNPGTASRYAVLSMPTLMVFQGGEPVKSMVGARPKRRLLQELEDVLPAAV, from the coding sequence ATGATCCACGCAGAGGGTGTCGCCGAGGTCACGGACGCGACGTTCGGCGCCGAGGTACTGGAGGCGGGCCTGCCGGTCCTGGTCGAGTTCACGGCGGACTGGTGCGGCCCCTGCCGCCAACTGGCGCCGGTGCTCAGCGCTGTCGCCCGGGAGGAGTCGGACCGCCTCAAGGTCGTCCAGATCGACGTGGACCACAACCCCGGGACCGCGAGCCGCTACGCCGTGCTGTCGATGCCGACACTGATGGTCTTCCAGGGCGGCGAACCGGTGAAGTCGATGGTCGGCGCCAGGCCGAAGCGCCGCCTGCTCCAGGAGTTGGAGGACGTGCTCCCGGCGGCGGTCTGA
- a CDS encoding MerR family transcriptional regulator, translating into MRIGELAERAGTTTRTLRYYESRGLLHARRAENGYRTYDEGDLRLIEQIRTLQDFGFDLEETRPFVDCLRAGHPAGDACPASLAVYRRKLDELDSLIDQLKSIRAEVGAQLTRAELEASAGLPGGPEPRCELSREDEG; encoded by the coding sequence ATGCGAATCGGGGAACTGGCCGAACGCGCCGGGACGACGACACGGACGCTGCGGTACTACGAGTCACGCGGCCTGCTGCACGCGCGCCGCGCCGAGAACGGCTACCGCACGTACGACGAGGGCGATCTGCGTCTGATCGAGCAGATCCGGACCCTGCAGGACTTCGGGTTCGACCTGGAGGAGACCCGCCCCTTCGTCGACTGCCTGCGCGCCGGTCACCCGGCGGGCGACGCGTGCCCCGCGTCTCTGGCGGTCTACCGGCGCAAGCTCGACGAACTGGACTCGCTCATCGACCAGTTGAAGTCCATTCGTGCGGAGGTGGGTGCCCAGCTCACCCGTGCCGAACTGGAGGCCTCCGCCGGTCTGCCGGGCGGCCCCGAACCACGATGCGAACTGAGCCGGGAGGACGAGGGATGA